Proteins found in one Cinclus cinclus chromosome 8, bCinCin1.1, whole genome shotgun sequence genomic segment:
- the TIE1 gene encoding tyrosine-protein kinase receptor Tie-1 isoform X1 yields MGLQAYLLLLIPHLAGAILDITLMANVQSLSHSDFFLSCVVGERDVSHLQIERENKIVMTHPKMGFQNYRNRSNQVQARGFSKADLVGILYCLGSTPTEQAQVVYVHNSHNAHLFPVKATQSVNVAEAATFSARILKRKETDVMWKRNGTYYQTTDRGEVRDDHVVLTLPNVSVSENGVYSATFMGDSPLWSAFYRLIVRTCPAKKWGPSCEKDCPDCLNGGICHDHVGECICPPGFMGTRCERACQEGQFGRNCQETCQRAQGCRGLSFCLLDPYGCSCASGWSGSRCDQACPSGFYGPDCALECTCQNGGSCNRFSGCVCPAGWHGQHCEKSDRFPQIIQLASELEFNLGSEPIISCVAIGNPLPTRDSVELRKADGTVLKVIKTIIEPKQITCEFEVRRLTKADTGLWECRVSTTGGQDSRKVKVNIRVPPVPLSAPRLLAKQSRQLVVSPVDNFSGDGPITSIKLFYKPKDDNSAWSSIVVDNRENITLMNLRPVTAYIVKVQLSRPGAGGEGSKGPEAIMVTDCLEPTVKPVIEGWSIEGKNMLHVNWKLPSNHEPAHGFIVHLFDSARRLVSEKNITSISVLSARIGDLEFNKEYRLEVLVYHCTSLGPPSDPYKVMINSKGPSSPQLLSAEPVSNTAVRLSWQVPEYPNGGITKYIVELQQVGGTSEPQWIDTDSGAETTKIIGGLNASTNYQFRVRANSHVPGEWSQPVKAKTLGDGVLSVPPSLGSQSTEQAGTDQQLLLAIVGSVSVTCFTILFALLALFLIKKNFFHRRRTFTYQSGSVSAACPTRTVSPAPHVPARSRSRSIASSPDAARPHFHTERGEETILQFNSGTLTLTRRPKPQPEPLSYPILEWEDIKFEDMIGEGNFGQVIRAMIKKDGLKMNAAIKMLKEFASENDHRDFAGELEVLCKLGHHPNIINLLGACENKGYLYIAIEYAPYGNLLDFLRKSRVLETDPAFAKEHGTASTLTSQQLLQFASDVAKGMQYLSEKQFIHRDLAARNILVGENLASKIADFGLSRGEEVYVKKTMGRLPVRWMAIESLNYSVYTTKSDVWSFGVLLWEIVSLGGTPYCGMTCAELYEKLPQGYRMEKPRNCDDEVYELMRQCWRDRPYERPPFAQISMQLIRMLEARKAYVNMALFENFTYAGIDATAEEA; encoded by the exons ccCACCTCTTCCCGGTGAAGGCCACACAGTCTGTGAATGTTGCCGAGGCGGCCACCTTCTCTGCCAGAATCCTCAAAAGGAAGGAGACAGATGTTATGTGGAAAAGAAACG GCACCTACTACCAGACCACAGACCGGGGTGAGGTGCGGGATGACCACGTTGTCCTGACACTCCCCAATGTCAGTGTCAGTGAAAACGGTGTCTACAGTGCCACATTCATGGGGGACAGCCCTCTGTGGAGTGCCTTCTACCGCCTCATCGTGAGAA cctgccctgcGAAGAAGTGGGGACCATCCTGCGAGAAGGACTGTCCCGACTGTCTGAATGGCGGCATCTGCCATGACCACGTTGGTGAATGCATCTGCCCTCCAGGGTTCATGGGCACCCGCTGTGAGAGAG CCTGCCAGGAAGGCCAGTTTGGCCGCAACTGCCAGGAGACGTGCCagagagcccagggctgccGAGGGCTGAGCTTCTGCCTGCTCGACCCCTATGGCTGTTCCTGCGCCTCCGGCTGGAGTGGCTCCCGCTGTGACCAAG CCTGTCCCTCAGGATTCTATGGCCCTGACTGTGCCCTGGAGTGCACCTGCCAAAACGGAGGCAGCTGTAACCGCTTCAGTGGCTGTGTCTGCCCTGCAGGCTGGCATGGGCAGCACTGTGAGAAGTCAG ACCGGTTCCCCCAAATCATCCAACTGGCCTCAGAGCTGGAGTTCAACCTGGGCTCAGAGCCCATCATCAGCTGCGTGGCTATTGGCAACCCACTGCCCACCAGGGACAGCGTGGAGCTGCGCAAGGCTGACGGCACTGTGCTCAAG GTCATCAAAACCATCATTGAGCCAAAGCAGATCACCTGCGAGTTTGAGGTGCGGCGCCTGACAAAGGCAGACACAGGGCTCTGGGAGTGCCGGGTCTCCACCACCGGAGgccaggacagcaggaaagTCAAGGTCAATATCCGAG TGCCACCAGTTCCCTTGAGTGCCCCCCGGCTGTTGGCCAAGCAGAGTCGCCAGCTCGTGGTCTCACCTGTGGACAACTTCTCTGGTGACGGACCCATCACCTCCATCAAGCTCTTCTACAAGCCCAAGGATGACAATTCAGCATGGTCATCCATTGTGG TGGACAACAGAGAGAACATCACCCTCATGAACCTCCGGCCCGTGACTGCCTACATTGTCAAGGTGCAGCTGAGTCGGCCAGGGGCTGGTGGGGAGGGCAGCAAGGGTCCTGAAGCCATCATGGTGACTGACTGCCTCG AGCCCACAGTCAAGCCTGTGATTGAAGGCTGGTCCATAGAAGGGAAAAACATGCTTCATGTCAACTGGAAGTTGCCAAGCAACCACGAGCCAGCACATGGGTTCATTGTCCACCTCTTTGACTCTGCAAGGCGATTGGTCTCCGAGAAAAATATCACGTCCatctctgtgctctctgcccGCATCGGGGACTTGGAGTTTAACAAGGAGTAcaggctggaggtgctggtATACCACTGCACCAGCCTGGGACCACCCTCTGACCCCTATAAGGTCATGATCAACAGCAAAG GGCCCTCCTCCCCGCAGCTGCTCTCGGCAGAGCCTGTGTCCAACACCGCAGTCAGGCTCTCCTGGCAGGTGCCTGAGTACCCCAACGGGGGCATCACTAAGTACATCgtggagctgcagcaggtggGGGGCACCAGTGAACCCCAGTGGATTGACACTGACAGCGGCGCCGAGACCACCAAGATCATTGGGGGCCTCAATGCCAGCACCAACTACCAGTTTCGTGTCCGTGCCAACTCCCATGTTCCAGGGGAATGGAGCCAGCCTGTGAAAGCCAAGACCCTCGGGGATG GAGTGCTGAGCGTACCACCCAGCCTGGGCAGCCAGAGCACTGAGCAGGCAGGAACAGACCAGCAGCTGCTCTTGGCCATTGTTGGCTCTGTGTCTGTCACTTGCTTCACCATCCTCTTTGCTCTCCTGGCACTTTTCTTGAtcaagaagaattttttccacCGGCGCCGCACCTTTACGTACCAATCTGGCTCGGTGAGTGCCGCCTGCCCCACCAGGACCgtgtcccctgctccccacGTCCCAGCCCGATCCAGGTCACGTTCCATAGCCTCCAGTCCGGATGCAGCCAGACCTCACTTCCACACGGAGAGG GGGGAAGAGACCATCCTACAGTTCAACTCGGGAACCTTGACCCTGACACGCCGCCCCAAGCCGCAGCCTGAGCCTCTCAGTTATCCCATCCTAGAGTGGGAAGACATCAAGTTTGAGGACATGATCGGGGAGGGCAACTTCGGGCAGGTAATCAGGGCCATGATCAAAAAGGACGGCCTGAAAATGAATGCAGCCATCAAGATGCTGAAAG AGTTTGCTTCAGAGAATGACCATCGGGACTTTGCCggggagctggaggtgctgtGCAAATTGGGCCATCACCCCAACATCATCAACTTGCTGGGTGCCTGTGAGAACAAGG GCTATCTGTACATCGCTATTGAGTATGCTCCATATGGAAACCTCCTCGACTTCCTCCGCAAAAGCCGAGTCTTGGAGACAGACCCAGCCTTTGCCAAGGAGCACGGCACTGCCTCCACCCtcacatcccagcagctcctccagttTGCTTCAGATGTGGCCAAGGGAATGCAGTACCTGAGTGAGAAACAG TTCATTCACAGGGACCTGGCAGCAAGAAACATTCTGGTGGGAGAAAACCTGGCCTCTAAAATTGCTGACTTTGGCCTTTCCAGAGGGGAGGAGGTCTATGTGAAGAAGACAATG GGCCGTTTGCCAGTTCGCTGGATGGCCATCGAGTCCCTCAACTACAGTGTGTACACCACCAAGAGTGATGT GTGGTCATTCGGTGTCCTGCTCTGGGAGATTGTCAGCTTGG GGGGGACACCATACTGCGGGATGACATGTGCTGAGCTCTATGAGAAGCTTCCCCAGGGATACCGCATGGAGAAGCCGCGCAATTGCGACGACGAGGT GTATGAGCTGATGCGGCAGTGCTGGCGCGACCGACCCTACGAGCGCCCTCCCTTCGCCCAGATCTCCATGCAGCTCATCCGCATGCTGGAGGCCAGGAAG GCCTACGTGAACATGGCCCTGTTTGAGAACTTCACCTATGCGGGGATTGATGCCACTGCCGAGGAGGCGTGA
- the TIE1 gene encoding tyrosine-protein kinase receptor Tie-1 isoform X2, translating into MGLQAYLLLLIPHLAGAILDITLMANVQSLSHSDFFLSCVVGERDVSHLQIERENKIVMTHPKMGFQNYRNRSNQVQARGFSKADLVGILYCLGSTPTEQAQVVYVHNSHNAHLFPVKATQSVNVAEAATFSARILKRKETDVMWKRNGTYYQTTDRGEVRDDHVVLTLPNVSVSENGVYSATFMGDSPLWSAFYRLIVRTCPAKKWGPSCEKDCPDCLNGGICHDHVGECICPPGFMGTRCERACQEGQFGRNCQETCQRAQGCRGLSFCLLDPYGCSCASGWSGSRCDQACPSGFYGPDCALECTCQNGGSCNRFSGCVCPAGWHGQHCEKSDRFPQIIQLASELEFNLGSEPIISCVAIGNPLPTRDSVELRKADGTVLKVIKTIIEPKQITCEFEVRRLTKADTGLWECRVSTTGGQDSRKVKVNIRVPPVPLSAPRLLAKQSRQLVVSPVDNFSGDGPITSIKLFYKPKDDNSAWSSIVVDNRENITLMNLRPVTAYIVKVQLSRPGAGGEGSKGPEAIMVTDCLEPTVKPVIEGWSIEGKNMLHVNWKLPSNHEPAHGFIVHLFDSARRLVSEKNITSISVLSARIGDLEFNKEYRLEVLVYHCTSLGPPSDPYKVMINSKGPSSPQLLSAEPVSNTAVRLSWQVPEYPNGGITKYIVELQQVGGTSEPQWIDTDSGAETTKIIGGLNASTNYQFRVRANSHVPGEWSQPVKAKTLGDGVLSVPPSLGSQSTEQAGTDQQLLLAIVGSVSVTCFTILFALLALFLIKKNFFHRRRTFTYQSGSGEETILQFNSGTLTLTRRPKPQPEPLSYPILEWEDIKFEDMIGEGNFGQVIRAMIKKDGLKMNAAIKMLKEFASENDHRDFAGELEVLCKLGHHPNIINLLGACENKGYLYIAIEYAPYGNLLDFLRKSRVLETDPAFAKEHGTASTLTSQQLLQFASDVAKGMQYLSEKQFIHRDLAARNILVGENLASKIADFGLSRGEEVYVKKTMGRLPVRWMAIESLNYSVYTTKSDVWSFGVLLWEIVSLGGTPYCGMTCAELYEKLPQGYRMEKPRNCDDEVYELMRQCWRDRPYERPPFAQISMQLIRMLEARKAYVNMALFENFTYAGIDATAEEA; encoded by the exons ccCACCTCTTCCCGGTGAAGGCCACACAGTCTGTGAATGTTGCCGAGGCGGCCACCTTCTCTGCCAGAATCCTCAAAAGGAAGGAGACAGATGTTATGTGGAAAAGAAACG GCACCTACTACCAGACCACAGACCGGGGTGAGGTGCGGGATGACCACGTTGTCCTGACACTCCCCAATGTCAGTGTCAGTGAAAACGGTGTCTACAGTGCCACATTCATGGGGGACAGCCCTCTGTGGAGTGCCTTCTACCGCCTCATCGTGAGAA cctgccctgcGAAGAAGTGGGGACCATCCTGCGAGAAGGACTGTCCCGACTGTCTGAATGGCGGCATCTGCCATGACCACGTTGGTGAATGCATCTGCCCTCCAGGGTTCATGGGCACCCGCTGTGAGAGAG CCTGCCAGGAAGGCCAGTTTGGCCGCAACTGCCAGGAGACGTGCCagagagcccagggctgccGAGGGCTGAGCTTCTGCCTGCTCGACCCCTATGGCTGTTCCTGCGCCTCCGGCTGGAGTGGCTCCCGCTGTGACCAAG CCTGTCCCTCAGGATTCTATGGCCCTGACTGTGCCCTGGAGTGCACCTGCCAAAACGGAGGCAGCTGTAACCGCTTCAGTGGCTGTGTCTGCCCTGCAGGCTGGCATGGGCAGCACTGTGAGAAGTCAG ACCGGTTCCCCCAAATCATCCAACTGGCCTCAGAGCTGGAGTTCAACCTGGGCTCAGAGCCCATCATCAGCTGCGTGGCTATTGGCAACCCACTGCCCACCAGGGACAGCGTGGAGCTGCGCAAGGCTGACGGCACTGTGCTCAAG GTCATCAAAACCATCATTGAGCCAAAGCAGATCACCTGCGAGTTTGAGGTGCGGCGCCTGACAAAGGCAGACACAGGGCTCTGGGAGTGCCGGGTCTCCACCACCGGAGgccaggacagcaggaaagTCAAGGTCAATATCCGAG TGCCACCAGTTCCCTTGAGTGCCCCCCGGCTGTTGGCCAAGCAGAGTCGCCAGCTCGTGGTCTCACCTGTGGACAACTTCTCTGGTGACGGACCCATCACCTCCATCAAGCTCTTCTACAAGCCCAAGGATGACAATTCAGCATGGTCATCCATTGTGG TGGACAACAGAGAGAACATCACCCTCATGAACCTCCGGCCCGTGACTGCCTACATTGTCAAGGTGCAGCTGAGTCGGCCAGGGGCTGGTGGGGAGGGCAGCAAGGGTCCTGAAGCCATCATGGTGACTGACTGCCTCG AGCCCACAGTCAAGCCTGTGATTGAAGGCTGGTCCATAGAAGGGAAAAACATGCTTCATGTCAACTGGAAGTTGCCAAGCAACCACGAGCCAGCACATGGGTTCATTGTCCACCTCTTTGACTCTGCAAGGCGATTGGTCTCCGAGAAAAATATCACGTCCatctctgtgctctctgcccGCATCGGGGACTTGGAGTTTAACAAGGAGTAcaggctggaggtgctggtATACCACTGCACCAGCCTGGGACCACCCTCTGACCCCTATAAGGTCATGATCAACAGCAAAG GGCCCTCCTCCCCGCAGCTGCTCTCGGCAGAGCCTGTGTCCAACACCGCAGTCAGGCTCTCCTGGCAGGTGCCTGAGTACCCCAACGGGGGCATCACTAAGTACATCgtggagctgcagcaggtggGGGGCACCAGTGAACCCCAGTGGATTGACACTGACAGCGGCGCCGAGACCACCAAGATCATTGGGGGCCTCAATGCCAGCACCAACTACCAGTTTCGTGTCCGTGCCAACTCCCATGTTCCAGGGGAATGGAGCCAGCCTGTGAAAGCCAAGACCCTCGGGGATG GAGTGCTGAGCGTACCACCCAGCCTGGGCAGCCAGAGCACTGAGCAGGCAGGAACAGACCAGCAGCTGCTCTTGGCCATTGTTGGCTCTGTGTCTGTCACTTGCTTCACCATCCTCTTTGCTCTCCTGGCACTTTTCTTGAtcaagaagaattttttccacCGGCGCCGCACCTTTACGTACCAATCTGGCTCG GGGGAAGAGACCATCCTACAGTTCAACTCGGGAACCTTGACCCTGACACGCCGCCCCAAGCCGCAGCCTGAGCCTCTCAGTTATCCCATCCTAGAGTGGGAAGACATCAAGTTTGAGGACATGATCGGGGAGGGCAACTTCGGGCAGGTAATCAGGGCCATGATCAAAAAGGACGGCCTGAAAATGAATGCAGCCATCAAGATGCTGAAAG AGTTTGCTTCAGAGAATGACCATCGGGACTTTGCCggggagctggaggtgctgtGCAAATTGGGCCATCACCCCAACATCATCAACTTGCTGGGTGCCTGTGAGAACAAGG GCTATCTGTACATCGCTATTGAGTATGCTCCATATGGAAACCTCCTCGACTTCCTCCGCAAAAGCCGAGTCTTGGAGACAGACCCAGCCTTTGCCAAGGAGCACGGCACTGCCTCCACCCtcacatcccagcagctcctccagttTGCTTCAGATGTGGCCAAGGGAATGCAGTACCTGAGTGAGAAACAG TTCATTCACAGGGACCTGGCAGCAAGAAACATTCTGGTGGGAGAAAACCTGGCCTCTAAAATTGCTGACTTTGGCCTTTCCAGAGGGGAGGAGGTCTATGTGAAGAAGACAATG GGCCGTTTGCCAGTTCGCTGGATGGCCATCGAGTCCCTCAACTACAGTGTGTACACCACCAAGAGTGATGT GTGGTCATTCGGTGTCCTGCTCTGGGAGATTGTCAGCTTGG GGGGGACACCATACTGCGGGATGACATGTGCTGAGCTCTATGAGAAGCTTCCCCAGGGATACCGCATGGAGAAGCCGCGCAATTGCGACGACGAGGT GTATGAGCTGATGCGGCAGTGCTGGCGCGACCGACCCTACGAGCGCCCTCCCTTCGCCCAGATCTCCATGCAGCTCATCCGCATGCTGGAGGCCAGGAAG GCCTACGTGAACATGGCCCTGTTTGAGAACTTCACCTATGCGGGGATTGATGCCACTGCCGAGGAGGCGTGA